One genomic window of Glycine max cultivar Williams 82 chromosome 16, Glycine_max_v4.0, whole genome shotgun sequence includes the following:
- the BZIP130 gene encoding transcription factor VIP1 translates to MMHFFTIGYTQLPSTFCSLKSIFFFASTCSSANSHNHLKTESQPSLLLLLSLSLWYHHSSPHKRKKKEERTNKPFFFKRKKERKGKIKFFFFFFSFSMDPKFIGKPLAMVDLDRDRMSERGSHHRRSHSDTSFRFAANFDELLLFDPSDLDISGLPSPLPLPSQGAGGVVPMSVVSEESGGRPRRSGASAGGHLRSLSVDSDFFDGLGSGVGGDERGAGNGGGERHSNSMEGSSTTSFEADSATMMDGMKKATAPDKLAELALTDPKRAKRMLANRQSAARSKERKIRYTSELEKKVQTLQTEATNLSAQLTMLQRDTTDLTAQNKELKLRLQAFEQEAQLREDLNEALKKELQRLRVQSACWGAMTGGNPSFGGIFNQLASQLAMQQLSNSVPHQHQTQHQPQVGMPPPPSGQKHPKFMDFNQQK, encoded by the exons ATGATGCATTTTTTTACCATTGGCTATACACAACTTCCCTCAACTTTTTGTTCACTAAAGTCAATTTTCTTCTTTGCTTCCACTTGTTCTTCAGCAAACTCACACAACCACCTGAAAACTGAATCACAaccctctcttcttctcttactctctctttctctttggtATCATCATTCATCACCacacaagagaaaaaaaaaagaagaaagaacaaataaaccttttttttttaagagaaagaaagaaagaaaaggaaaaataaagttttttttttttttttttagtttttcgaTGGACCCGAAGTTCATCGGAAAGCCGCTGGCGATGGTGGACCTGGACCGGGACCGGATGTCGGAGCGTGGGTCCCACCACCGGCGTTCCCACTCCGACACCTCCTTCCGCTTCGCTGCCAACTTCGACGAGCTTCTCCTCTTCGACCCCTCCGACCTCGACATCTCCGGCCTCCCGTCGCCGCTCCCTCTGCCGTCGCAGGGCGCCGGCGGCGTGGTTCCGATGTCCGTCGTCTCCGAGGAGTCTGGCGGACGGCCGAGGCGGTCCGGGGCTTCCGCCGGCGGGCACCTGCGGAGTCTGTCGGTGGATTCTGACTTCTTCGATGGGCTCGGGTCCGGCGTCGGCGGCGATGAGAGAGGTGCCGGGAATGGCGGCGGCGAGCGGCACAGCAACTCGATGGAGGGGTCGTCGACGACGTCGTTTGAGGCGGACTCGGCGACGATGATGGATGGCATGAAGAAAGCTACGGCCCCTGATAAACTTGCTGAGCTTGCTCTTACGGATCCCAAAAGAGCTAAGag GATGCTTGCTAACAGGCAATCTGCTGCAAGATCTAAGGAGAGGAAGATTCGTTACACAAGTGAGTTGGAGAAGAAGGTGCAGACTCTTCAGACTGAAGCAACTAACCTTTCTGCACAGCTTACCATGCTTCAG AGAGACACTACAGATTTGACTGCACAGAATAAGGAGCTCAAACTGCGCTTACAGGCTTTTGAGCAAGAAGCACAGCTTAGAGAAG ATCTCAATGAGGCATTGAAGAAAGAACTGCAGCGCCTTAGGGTACAAAGTGCTTGCTGGGGTGCTATGACTGGTGGTAACCCTTCTTTTGGTGGGATATTCAACCAGTTGGCTTCCCAGTTAGCCATGCAACAGTTGTCTAATTCTGTGCCCCATCAGCACCAGACACAACACCAGCCACAGGTTGGCATGCCTCCTCCCCCCTCTGGACAGAAGCACCCTAAGTTCATGGACTTCAATCAGCAGAAGTAG